In a single window of the Pseudomonas entomophila genome:
- a CDS encoding VF530 family DNA-binding protein: protein MSTAQHNALHGKTLEQILTELVAHYQWQGLAERIDIRCFKSDPTIKSSLTFLRKTPWAREKVELLYVKLQRKG, encoded by the coding sequence ATGAGCACGGCCCAACACAACGCGCTGCACGGCAAGACCCTGGAGCAGATCCTCACCGAGCTGGTGGCGCACTACCAATGGCAGGGCCTGGCCGAGCGCATCGACATCCGTTGCTTCAAGAGCGACCCGACCATCAAGTCGAGCCTGACTTTCCTGCGCAAGACGCCTTGGGCGCGGGAAAAGGTCGAGCTGCTGTACGTGAAGCTGCAGCGCAAAGGCTGA
- a CDS encoding Pr6Pr family membrane protein, which produces MPRRPWLTLAAALGWTGLTIQLYLVLLARWQEQASLVGGLVNLFCYFTVLSNTLVATVLSHAAFGRESAARRFFLSAPVSTCVAASIVLVALAYSLLLRHLWQPEGWQWLADELLHDVMPVLFVLYWWFEVPKGRLRLWHLAAWALYPALYFGFVLLRGHEIGVYPYPFVDVARLGYGQVLLNALAVLVGFWGIGLVLLGLDRWRRLAHL; this is translated from the coding sequence ATGCCGCGCCGCCCCTGGCTGACGTTGGCGGCCGCCCTGGGCTGGACGGGGCTGACGATCCAGCTGTACCTGGTGCTGCTGGCGCGTTGGCAGGAGCAGGCCAGCCTGGTGGGCGGGCTGGTCAACCTGTTCTGCTATTTCACCGTGCTGAGCAACACCCTGGTGGCCACGGTGCTGAGCCATGCCGCGTTCGGCCGCGAGTCGGCGGCCAGGCGGTTTTTCCTCTCGGCGCCGGTCAGTACATGCGTGGCCGCCAGCATCGTGCTGGTGGCGCTGGCCTACAGCCTGCTGCTGCGGCACCTGTGGCAGCCCGAGGGCTGGCAGTGGCTGGCGGACGAACTGCTGCACGACGTGATGCCGGTGCTGTTCGTGTTGTACTGGTGGTTCGAGGTGCCCAAGGGGCGATTGCGGCTTTGGCACCTGGCGGCGTGGGCGTTGTACCCGGCGTTGTACTTTGGGTTCGTCTTGCTGCGTGGCCATGAGATCGGGGTGTATCCGTACCCGTTCGTCGATGTGGCGCGGTTGGGGTATGGGCAGGTGCTGCTCAATGCCCTGGCGGTGCTGGTGGGATTCTGGGGGATCGGGCTGGTGTTGCTGGGGCTGGATCGCTGGCGGCGCCTCGCCCACCTGTAG
- a CDS encoding siderophore-interacting protein: MSDTIHRVNHEIRQRRLQVLRVTDLTPRMRRITLGGPELAGFTSVGSDDHIKLLFAATPEEQLAIDARSLGRDGGARPTMREYTPRRIDLAGNELDIDFVLHGDGPASTWAAQAVPGQTLDIAGPRASMVVPDIFDSYLLIGDETAIPAIARRLEELPAGRQVLAVIQVEDEQERQPLLSKAQVEVIWVRRHEENLLERVRHLALPQGRLYGWVALEKALTRQAKALLLEKGVPEDALKAAAYWRADGTADDE, from the coding sequence ATGAGCGACACCATCCACCGCGTCAACCATGAAATCCGCCAACGCCGCCTGCAGGTGCTGCGGGTCACCGACCTTACCCCGCGCATGCGCCGGATCACCCTCGGCGGGCCGGAACTGGCGGGCTTTACCAGCGTCGGCAGTGACGACCATATCAAGCTGCTGTTCGCCGCCACGCCTGAAGAGCAGTTGGCCATCGACGCCCGTAGCCTTGGCCGCGACGGCGGCGCCCGGCCGACCATGCGCGAGTACACGCCGCGGCGCATCGACCTGGCGGGTAACGAGCTGGATATCGATTTCGTCCTGCATGGCGATGGCCCTGCCTCTACCTGGGCCGCACAAGCGGTGCCCGGACAGACCCTGGACATCGCCGGCCCACGCGCCTCGATGGTGGTGCCGGATATCTTCGACAGCTACCTGTTGATCGGTGATGAAACGGCGATCCCGGCGATAGCCCGGCGCCTGGAAGAATTGCCGGCGGGCCGCCAGGTGCTGGCGGTAATCCAGGTCGAGGACGAGCAGGAACGCCAACCGCTGTTGAGCAAGGCGCAGGTCGAGGTGATCTGGGTGCGCCGGCACGAGGAAAACCTGCTGGAGCGGGTGCGCCACCTGGCGCTGCCACAAGGCCGCTTGTATGGCTGGGTAGCGCTGGAGAAGGCGCTGACCCGTCAGGCCAAGGCATTGCTACTGGAGAAAGGCGTGCCGGAAGATGCCCTCAAGGCCGCCGCTTACTGGCGAGCGGATGGCACCGCTGACGACGAGTAA
- a CDS encoding PadR family transcriptional regulator — protein sequence MRDHAPHDPFERRPGRGERGPRVFAPGDLKLLMLSMLADQPGHGYDLIRQVENLFDGSYSPSPGVIYPTLSYLEEAELITGQIQGSKRLYAITEAGRAALAEQAVALDGVRMRIEVSKRALRGHDRPPEIHEAVGNLRHALHMHSGRWTPEEIERVRTLLNDTAKAIASGPAATVTENTP from the coding sequence ATGCGCGACCACGCCCCCCACGATCCCTTCGAACGCCGCCCCGGCCGGGGCGAGCGCGGCCCGCGGGTATTCGCCCCCGGCGACCTGAAACTGCTGATGCTGTCGATGCTGGCCGACCAGCCCGGCCACGGCTACGACCTGATCCGCCAGGTCGAAAACCTGTTCGACGGCAGCTACAGCCCCAGCCCCGGGGTGATCTACCCGACCCTCAGCTACCTCGAGGAGGCCGAGCTGATCACCGGCCAGATCCAGGGCAGCAAGCGCCTCTACGCCATCACCGAGGCCGGCCGCGCGGCCCTCGCCGAGCAGGCCGTGGCCCTCGACGGTGTGCGCATGCGCATCGAGGTCAGCAAACGCGCCCTGCGCGGCCATGACCGCCCACCGGAAATCCACGAAGCCGTTGGCAACCTGCGCCACGCCCTGCATATGCACAGCGGCCGCTGGACGCCCGAAGAGATCGAGCGGGTCCGCACCCTGCTCAACGACACCGCCAAGGCCATCGCCTCCGGGCCGGCCGCGACCGTTACGGAGAACACCCCATGA
- a CDS encoding transglycosylase domain-containing protein, with the protein MGALWQSEPTRTEAPKAPQAEAPSQKSPRQRRLWWRLILLILIVAMVAVGFAAWDEIQTSRLQAREFSKLASTLTYQLEPGPSDAIVYPGDGPFDKRLGYSALGEFLPRLLKRDYLINQQVRFSPALMNYVDHGLFVPYVEKIQAGLSITDCRGDMLYQYNYPQHLYPNFAAIPPVMVNSLLFIENRELLDPKDPQNNPAVDWPRFAKAAYSQVAKYLALPGQSAGGSTLATQLEKYRHSPDGLTVSGAEKIRQMISASVRAYQGGPDTTEARERIVRDYLNSVPLSAVPGHGEVHGMAEGLRVWYGADFDQVNQALVATTTDEKSMAERGLALRQVLSLMIAQRRPSHYLSKGRIELAELTDSHIRVLAANSIIDRPLADAALASKAIYRDWVAQPTIVPIITNKGISLARNRMAAMLNRPLYDLDRLDLSATSTLQADLNVQVSQYLKNLADPAFAAQMGLIGERLLTSKTTDQVSYSFTLFERTADGSRVRVQTDSTNQPFDINEGSKLELGSTAKLRVLTTYLEIIAELHDKYAGKPAAELKKVPVAELDRITQWSLEWLMQNTKNQSLDAMLDAALERKYSANTGEAFFTGGGMHVFNNFRKEDNNRNPTLKDALRESINLPFIRLMRDLVRYVTYQQPFNREPLLRDDSDPRRQEYLARFADREGTNYMMRFWKKYQRKTSQQRLDTFLDSLRVTPQRLAAVHRYLFPEAGQETFNAFVRAHSKGDKLAMAKLTDSRLVEMYEAYGPGKYDLPDQGYIAKVHPLDLWMLGYLLKNPGASLKDTLNASRFERQEVYSWLFKSRHQGARDSRIRTMVEIEAFTDIHQRWKRVGYPFDHLVPSLATAIGSSGDRPAALSELVGIIQNDGVRLPTLRIDTLHFAQGTPYETQLISDPDRGQRILPVEVARALKGAMSQVVDAGTARRISGSFKLHDGTPLVMGGKTGTGDNRIESFGAGGRLIGSRSLNRTATFVFYLGDNHFGTLTAFVPGRTAEAFTFTSALPVQVLKGMAPILMPYLEPGNTNACKAPQVAAAQP; encoded by the coding sequence ATGGGCGCACTGTGGCAATCGGAACCAACCAGAACGGAAGCACCCAAGGCACCCCAGGCTGAAGCCCCATCGCAAAAATCCCCCCGCCAGCGCCGCCTGTGGTGGCGGCTGATCCTGCTCATCCTGATCGTGGCCATGGTGGCCGTGGGCTTCGCCGCCTGGGACGAAATCCAGACCTCGCGCCTGCAGGCCCGCGAGTTCAGCAAGCTGGCCAGCACCCTCACCTACCAGCTGGAACCCGGCCCGAGCGACGCCATCGTCTACCCCGGCGACGGCCCTTTCGACAAGCGCCTGGGCTACAGCGCGCTGGGCGAGTTCCTGCCGCGCCTGCTCAAGCGCGACTACCTGATCAACCAGCAGGTGCGCTTCTCACCCGCGCTGATGAACTATGTCGACCATGGGCTGTTCGTGCCCTATGTGGAGAAGATCCAGGCCGGCCTGTCGATCACCGACTGCCGTGGCGACATGCTCTACCAGTACAACTACCCCCAGCACCTGTACCCGAACTTCGCCGCGATCCCGCCGGTGATGGTCAACAGCTTGCTGTTCATCGAGAACCGCGAGTTGCTCGACCCGAAGGACCCGCAGAACAACCCGGCGGTGGACTGGCCGCGCTTCGCCAAGGCCGCCTACAGCCAGGTGGCCAAGTACCTGGCGCTGCCTGGCCAGTCGGCCGGTGGCAGCACCCTGGCGACACAACTGGAGAAGTATCGCCACTCGCCCGACGGGCTGACCGTGTCCGGCGCCGAGAAGATCCGCCAGATGATCTCCGCCAGCGTGCGCGCCTACCAGGGCGGGCCGGATACCACCGAGGCGCGTGAACGCATCGTGCGCGACTACCTCAACAGCGTGCCGCTGTCGGCGGTGCCGGGGCATGGCGAGGTGCATGGCATGGCCGAAGGCCTGCGGGTGTGGTACGGCGCCGATTTCGACCAGGTCAACCAGGCGCTGGTGGCCACCACGACCGACGAGAAGAGCATGGCCGAGCGTGGCCTGGCCCTGCGCCAGGTCCTGTCGCTGATGATCGCCCAGCGCCGCCCTTCGCATTACCTGTCCAAGGGCCGGATCGAACTGGCCGAGCTCACCGACTCGCATATCCGCGTGCTGGCCGCCAACAGCATCATCGACCGCCCCCTGGCCGACGCGGCGCTGGCCAGCAAGGCGATCTACCGCGACTGGGTGGCCCAGCCGACCATCGTGCCGATCATCACCAACAAGGGCATCAGCCTGGCGCGCAACCGCATGGCGGCGATGCTCAACCGCCCGCTGTACGACCTCGACCGCCTTGACCTGTCAGCCACCAGCACGTTGCAGGCGGACCTGAACGTGCAAGTCAGCCAGTACCTGAAGAACCTCGCCGACCCGGCGTTCGCCGCGCAGATGGGCTTGATCGGCGAACGCCTGCTGACCAGCAAGACCACCGACCAGGTGAGCTACAGCTTTACCCTGTTCGAGCGCACCGCCGATGGCTCGCGGGTGCGGGTGCAGACCGACAGCACCAACCAGCCCTTTGACATCAACGAAGGCAGCAAGCTGGAGCTGGGCTCCACCGCCAAGCTGCGGGTGCTCACCACCTACCTGGAAATCATCGCCGAGCTGCACGACAAGTACGCCGGCAAACCCGCCGCCGAACTGAAGAAGGTGCCAGTGGCCGAACTCGACCGCATCACCCAGTGGTCGCTGGAATGGCTGATGCAGAACACCAAGAACCAGAGCCTGGACGCCATGCTCGACGCGGCGCTGGAGCGCAAGTACTCGGCCAACACTGGCGAGGCGTTCTTCACCGGTGGTGGCATGCATGTGTTCAACAACTTCCGCAAGGAAGACAACAACCGCAACCCGACGCTCAAGGATGCCCTGCGCGAGTCGATCAACCTGCCCTTCATCCGCCTGATGCGCGACCTGGTGCGCTATGTCACCTACCAGCAGCCGTTCAACCGCGAACCGCTGCTCAGGGATGACAGTGACCCGCGACGCCAGGAGTACCTGGCCCGCTTCGCCGATCGCGAAGGTACCAACTACATGATGCGGTTCTGGAAGAAGTACCAGCGCAAGACCTCGCAGCAACGGCTGGACACTTTCCTCGACAGCCTGCGCGTGACCCCGCAGCGCCTGGCCGCCGTGCATCGCTACCTGTTCCCCGAGGCCGGCCAGGAGACCTTCAATGCCTTCGTGCGCGCCCACAGCAAGGGCGACAAGCTGGCCATGGCCAAGCTCACCGACAGCCGCCTGGTGGAGATGTACGAGGCCTACGGCCCAGGCAAGTACGACCTGCCCGACCAGGGCTATATCGCCAAGGTCCACCCGTTGGACCTGTGGATGCTCGGCTACCTGCTGAAGAACCCCGGCGCTTCGCTCAAGGATACCCTCAACGCCAGCCGCTTCGAGCGCCAGGAGGTGTATAGCTGGCTGTTCAAGAGCCGCCACCAGGGCGCTCGCGACAGCCGCATCCGTACCATGGTCGAGATCGAGGCGTTCACCGACATCCACCAGCGCTGGAAGCGCGTGGGCTACCCGTTCGACCACCTGGTGCCGTCGCTGGCCACCGCCATCGGCAGTTCCGGCGACCGCCCCGCCGCGCTGTCCGAACTGGTCGGGATCATCCAGAACGACGGCGTGCGCCTACCAACGCTGCGCATCGATACCCTGCACTTCGCCCAGGGCACACCGTATGAAACCCAGCTGATCAGCGACCCGGACCGTGGCCAGCGAATCCTTCCGGTCGAGGTCGCTCGTGCGCTCAAGGGCGCCATGTCGCAAGTGGTCGACGCCGGTACCGCGCGGCGCATCTCCGGCAGCTTCAAGCTGCACGACGGCACGCCGCTGGTGATGGGGGGCAAGACCGGTACCGGCGACAACCGCATCGAGAGCTTCGGCGCCGGCGGCCGGCTGATCGGTTCGCGCTCGCTGAACCGTACCGCGACCTTCGTGTTCTACCTGGGCGACAACCACTTCGGCACCCTCACCGCCTTCGTCCCGGGCCGCACTGCCGAAGCCTTCACCTTTACCTCGGCATTGCCGGTACAGGTGCTCAAGGGCATGGCGCCAATCCTCATGCCCTACCTGGAGCCCGGTAACACCAATGCCTGCAAGGCACCGCAGGTCGCAGCGGCACAACCTTGA